From Mobula hypostoma chromosome 3, sMobHyp1.1, whole genome shotgun sequence:
GTacaaattggatggcagaaatgccccagGAGGAAGAATAGCCTCCTCCAGCTGCTGTGTTCCCCTATCCCtttaataattactttggttctgtcttcaccaaggaggacataaataatcttccagaaatagtaggggacagagggtccagtgaggtggaggaactgagcgaaatacatgttagtagggaagtggtgttaggtaaattgaagggattaaaggcagataaatccccagggccagatggtctgcatcctagagtgcttaaggaagtagcccaagaaatagtggatgcattagcgataatttttcaaaactcgttagattctggactagttcctgaggattggagggtggctaatgtaaccccactttttgaaaaaggagggagagagaaaccggggaattatagaccggttagcctaacgtcggtggtggggaaactgctggagtcagtaatcaaggatgtgataacagcacatttggaaagcggtgaaatgatcggacaaagtcagcatggatttgtgaaaggaaaatcatgtctgacgaatctcattgaattttttgaggatgtaactagtagagtggataggggagaaccagtggatgtggtatatttggattttcaaaaggcttttgacaaggtcccacacaggagattagtgtgcaaacttaaagcacacggtattgggggtaaggtattgatgtgggtggagaattggttagcagacaggaagcaaagagtgggaataaacgggaccttttcagaatggtagacagtgactagtggggtactgcaaggctcagtgctgggaccccagttgtttacaatatatattaatgacttggatgagggaattaaatgcagcatctccaagtttgcggatgacacgaagctgggtggcagtgttagctgtgaggaggatgctaagaggatgcagggtgacttggataggttgggtgagtgggcaaattcatggcagatgcaatttaatgtggataaatgtgaagttatccactttggtggcaaaaataggaaaacagattattatctgaatggtggccgattaggaaaaggggaggtgcaacgagacctgggtgtcattatagaccagtcattgaaagtgggcatgcaggtacagcaggcggtgaaaaaggcgaatggtatgccggcatttatagcgagaggattcgagtacaggagcagggaggtactactgcatttgtacaaggccttggtgagaccacacctggagtattgtgtgcagttttggtcccctaatctgaggaaagacatccttgccatagagggagtacaaagaaggttcaccagattgattcctgggatggcaggactttcatatgaagaaagactggatgaactgggcttgtactcgttggaatttagaagattgaggggggatctgattgaaacgtataaaatcctaaaggaattggacaggctagatgcaggaagattgttcccgatgttggggaagtccagaacaaggggtcacagtctgaggataaaggggaagccttttaggactgagattaggaaaatttcttcacatagagagtggtgaatctgtggaattctctgccacaggaaacagttgaggccggttcattggctatatttaagagggagttagatatggcccttgtggctacggggatcagtgggtatggagggaagactggggcggggttctgagttggatgatcagccatgatcatactaaatggcggtgcaggctcgaagggccgaatggcctactgctgcacctattttctatgtttctatgtttcagtgaAGTACTCAGAAGTCTGGCAAACTGAAGTAGTAATGGATATCAGGCCGAGACTTGCGTTTTCTGGAAACCCTGGAGACCCTTTGCATCCAGGACATGGAGAGCATGGCCAGCCCTGTCAGAGTGAAGGGCCACGGCACGATCCCGGGAGGTCCCTTCGAGAAGGAGAAGCTTTCACCGGGATCTGCTGGGAGGTCACCCACCTCCAGCTCCAGCTGGGGGCACTGAAGCAGGAGCTGTCTGAGGTGCTGGAACTCCAGGCGCTCCAGCAAGAGCCTTGCTGAATCGGTCGCGAGACTGAGGGGGTTAACACACTGGGAATCCAAGTTGGCACCGTGCCTCAGAAGAAGATTGGACATACAGGGAAGGCTGAGCTGCAAGGCATAGTATAATGGGGTGCAGCCATAGCCATCTTTGACATCTACCCCGAGATAGCTGCCCTCAATGAGATACCGAACAACCGCCGTATTACCAAAGCAGACTGCTCTGTGCAAGAGAGTTTGCCCTTGCTTGTTCTTTGACCTTAGGTTAACATCAGCTCCCATATCTATTAGGAGTTTGACAGTTTCTAAATCTCCTCTGGTGCACGCCAACCACAGAGGAGTGACTGTCGCCTCTATGCAGTTATCGACCAGGTCCCTGGCGGATGTGGACTCTGCAATGGTGCCGGTCAGCCACTGAGTGTCTCTGCGTTGCACTGCGTGATGGATCTCTAACAAGGAAGACTGCAGGTTTGCCTtggcactgagttcctccacaaccTTGTGGTGGCCCAATATCTGAGCCAGCTGCAAGGCGTTCTTACCAATGACACCTTTCACCAATCCATTGCCCATTGGCTTTGGCTGTAGCAGCTTGACTGGCCATTTCGGACACCAGGAAGGACCGATGGTAAGATCCACCAGACACTCCCAAGAGTCAGAGAGGTGCCACAGAAAGTCGACCATCTCCAGTTGGTTCCAGCAGGCAGCCTGGTGCAGAAGTGTGAAGCCATCTTCATTCCTCACGAATGTGTCTACGTGTTTCCCTCGACCTCTTGATCCATTATCGACCTCACTGAAGTGTTCTTCATTGAGAAGGGTGAGGAGAGCTTTCCAGTCATTCTGCGCCACTGCCTTGAACAAATGATGGACTTGGGTGTCTGTTTAACATAAAGGAATAGGCTGGTCACCGAAAGGACGAGCAGGGGTCAACATGGCAACAacgttataaacacaagagattctgcagatgctggaaatccagagaaaaatgctggaggaactcagcatgtcaggcagcatctatgaaggggaataaacagtccatgtttcagaataagacccttcatcagggcaagCA
This genomic window contains:
- the LOC134344584 gene encoding uncharacterized protein LOC134344584 codes for the protein MGFNQMATHFSWGDNGKPDLGEYWSELPFPISAFFRRLDDQVTLTYVQALLDERPFSFGDGSGVEFFCDEFLYGPEEPGSNEVQFYAAYGEISMRVGKRALLAFLKLVLESRPRPLLKGIQESLKGLERKLNELEGLDTQVHHLFKAVAQNDWKALLTLLNEEHFSEVDNGSRGRGKHVDTFVRNEDGFTLLHQAACWNQLEMVDFLWHLSDSWECLVDLTIGPSWCPKWPVKLLQPKPMGNGLVKGVIGKNALQLAQILGHHKVVEELSAKANLQSSLLEIHHAVQRRDTQWLTGTIAESTSARDLVDNCIEATVTPLWLACTRGDLETVKLLIDMGADVNLRSKNKQGQTLLHRAVCFGNTAVVRYLIEGSYLGVDVKDGYGCTPLYYALQLSLPCMSNLLLRHGANLDSQCVNPLSLATDSARLLLERLEFQHLRQLLLQCPQLELEVGDLPADPGESFSFSKGPPGIVPWPFTLTGLAMLSMSWMQRVSRVSRKRKSRPDIHYYFSLPDF